From the genome of Eucalyptus grandis isolate ANBG69807.140 chromosome 2, ASM1654582v1, whole genome shotgun sequence, one region includes:
- the LOC104432905 gene encoding LOW QUALITY PROTEIN: UDP-glycosyltransferase 86A2 (The sequence of the model RefSeq protein was modified relative to this genomic sequence to represent the inferred CDS: inserted 1 base in 1 codon) yields the protein MADNHRKPHAIIIPYPLQGHVNPSVHLAIKLASRGFAVTFINTQSIHHHTVKALDQKPDGDGDGNGSYDIFANVHRSGLDIRYTTVSDGLPVGFDRSLNHDQFMASLLHVFSAHVEEIVGNIVATPGEGADFLIADTFFVWPSKVAEKFGLLYVSFWTEPALVFTLYYHMDLLRINGHFACQDCREDPIDYIPGVPPLQPKDMTSYLQESDTSSTCHQIIFNGFQDVKAADFILCNTVQELEPGTVAALQEQKPFYSIGPMFPEGFTRSDVATSLWPESDCSQWLDTKPXGSVLYVSFGSYAHLSRPDLEEIAHGLLLSKVDFVWVLRTDIVSSEDTDPLPDGFKQELGDRAIIIPWCNQNAVLSHPAIGGFLTHCGWNSILESIWSGVPMLCFPLLTDQFTNRKLVVGDWKIGLNLSDRNKTTREEVANKTSQLMSQDSGSKFKNAVGALKTKLEEALMPDGSSTKYLDQFIVDIKDRIHQKEHLSNDA from the exons ATGGCAGACAACCATAGAAAGCCTCACGCCATCATCATTCCTTACCCTCTCCAAGGCCACGTCAACCCGTCGGTGCACCTGGCCATCAAGCTCGCGTCGAGGGGCTTCGCCGTCACCTTCATCAACACGCAATCCATCCACCACCATACCGTCAAAGCCCTCGATCAGAAAccggacggcgacggcgacggcaatgGCTCCTATGACATCTTCGCCAACGTGCACAGATCGGGGCTCGACATACGGTACACCACCGTGTCAGACGGCTTGCCAGTGGGGTTCGACCGGTCGCTAAACCACGACCAGTTCATGGCGTCGCTCCTGCACGTGTTCTCGGCACACGTGGAGGAGATCGTGGGGAACATCGTCGCAACACCCGGCGAGGGGGCCGACTTCTTGATCGCTGACACGTTCTTCGTGTGGCCGTCCAAGGTGGCGGAGAAGTTCGGGCTGTTGTACGTGTCGTTCTGGACGGAACCAGCGCTGGTGTTCACGTTGTATTATCACATGGATCTCCTTCGGATCAATGGCCACTTCGCTTGCCAGG ATTGTCGTGAGGACCCGATAGATTACATCCCAGGAGTGCCGCCCCTACAGCCAAAGGACATGACGTCGTATCTCCAGGAGAGCGACACGTCATCTACCTGTCACCAGATCATCTTCAACGGCTTCCAGGACGTCAAGGCAGCGGATTTCATCCTCTGCAACACCGTCCAAGAGCTCGAGCCCGGCACCGTGGCGGCCCTGCAGGAGCAGAAGCCCTTCTACTCGATCGGGCCCATGTTCCCGGAGGGCTTCACCAGAAGCGACGTGGCCACAAGCCTGTGGCCCGAGTCAGACTGTTCACAGTGGCTCGACACCAAGC CCGGCTCGGTCCTGTACGTGTCGTTCGGGAGCTATGCCCATTTGTCGAGGCCGGACCTGGAGGAGATTGCCCATGGGCTCTTGCTCAGCAAGGTCGACTTCGTCTGGGTGCTCCGGACCGACATCGTGAGCTCCGAAGACACCGATCCGCTGCCTGATGGATTCAAGCAAGAGCTCGGCGACCGGGCAATCATAATACCTTGGTGCAATCAAAATGCAGTGTTGAGCCACCCAGCAATAGGCGGGTTCTTGACCCATTGTGGGTGGAACTCAATATTGGAAAGCATTTGGTCTGGGGTGCCAATGCTGTGCTTCCCTCTGCTTACTGATCAGTTCACCAATAGGAAGCTCGTGGTCGGTGATTggaaaattggattgaatttgaGTGATCGGAACAAGACCACTCGAGAGGAAGTCGCCAACAAAACCTCCCAGCTTATGAGCCAAGATTCAGGGAGCAAATTCAAGAACGCAGTCGGCGCACTGAAGACGAAGCTGGAGGAAGCATTGATGCCCGATGGTTCATCGACGAAATATCTCGATCAGTTCATCGTGGACATAAAGGATAGGATTCATCAAAAGGAGCACCTTTCCAATGATGCTTAG
- the LOC104432904 gene encoding ABC transporter G family member 3, with translation MEEIQSQSDNYRSSSSSASSPASRVPSSNFFYLRKPGSLRQPISFEDSPEWEDTDVDVRVEDGGDSIHVATTPASPSLSKLNSGSMPSPPLPEGAVVARKIAGASIVWRDLTVTIKGKRKYSDKVVKSSNGYALPGTMTVIMGPAKSGKSTLLRAIAGRLPDSARMYGEVFVNGAKSRMPYGSYGFVERESTLIGSLTVQEFLYYSALLQLPGFFCQKRSVVEDAITAMSLGDYANKLIGGHCYMKGLRSGERRRISIARELVMRPHIMFIDEPLYHLDSVSALLMMVTLKKLASTGCTLIFTIYQSSTEVFGLFDRICLLSNGNTLFFGETLACLQHFSNAGFPCPIMQSPSDHFLRAINTDFDRIIAMCKNWQDDHGDLSSVNMDTAVAIRTLEATYKSSTDAAAVDTMISKLTEKEGPTLKSKGKASCGTRIAVLTWRSLLIMSREWKYYWLRLILCMLLTLCVGTVFSGLKHSLSSVATRVAAIFSFVSFASLLSIAGVPAHIKEIKIYASEKSNHHSGPLVFLLGQLLSSIPFLFLISISSSLVFYFLTGLRDEFSLLMYFVLNFFMCLLVNEGLMLVVASVWQDIFWSILTLVSIHVVMMLSAGYFRIRDALPRPLWTYPISYIAFHTYSIQGLLENEYLGTSFAVGQVRTISGYEAIQNTYDISRNSNSKWENLLVLFVMAAVYRILSFFLLQFCVGAGTSVRRIFQCKQDTSNTR, from the exons ATGGAAGAAATTCAATCCCAGTCGGATAATTATAGGTCTTCATCGTCTTCCGCAAGCAGCCCTGCGAGTAGGGTGCCTTCAAGCAACTTCTTTTATCTGCGAAAACCTGGTTCTCTTCGGCAGCCCATTTCGTTTGAGGATTCCCCAGAGTGGGAGGACACTGATGTCGATGTTAGAGTGGAGGATGGCGGAGACTCTATCCACGTTGCGACCACTCCAGCTTCGCCATCTCTTTCAAAGCTTAATAGCGGGTCCATGCCATCCCCCCCTTTACCAGAGGGTGCAGTGGTCGCTAGAAAGATTGCAGGGGCATCCATTGTTTGGAGGGACTTAACTGTTACAATCAAGGGTAAAAGGAAGTATTCTGACAAGGTTGTGAAAAGTTCTAATGGCTATGCGTTGCCTGGAACAATGACGGTTATCATGGGCCCTGCCAAATCGGGGAAATCCACTTTATTAAGGGCAATTGCAG GTAGATTGCCTGATTCAGCCAGAATGTATGGTGAAGTGTTTGTGAACGGGGCCAAATCTCGTATGCCTTATGGGTCATAT GGCTTTGTGGAGAGGGAAAGCACTCTAATCGGATCCCTAACTGTTCAAGAGTTCTTGTACTACTCAGCGTTACTTCAACTACCAGGTTTCTTCTGTCAGAAAAGGAGTGTTGTGGAGGATGCAATAACCGCTATGTCTTTGGGTGACTATGCCAACAAGCTAATTGGTGGTCATTGTTATATGAAGGGCTTGCGTAGTGGTGAAAGAAGACGTATTAGCATTGCCAGGGAGCTTGTGATGAGGCCTCATATTATGTTCATAGATGAGCCTCTTTATCATCTAGacag TGTGTCTGCACTTCTCATGATGGTTACATTGAAGAAACTTGCAAGCACTGGGTGTACCCTTATATTTACTATTTATCAGAGCAGTACTGAGGTATTCGGCCTCTTTGACCGGATATGCCTGCTTTCAAATGGAAATACTCTATTTTTTGGAGAAACATTGGCCTGCTTACAG CACTTCTCCAATGCTGGATTTCCATGCCCGATAATGCAAAGTCCTTCTGATCACTTCCTACGTGCAATAAACACAGACTTTGACAGGATAATTGCGATGTGCAAAAACTGGCAG GATGACCATGGCGATCTCTCTTCAGTGAATATGGATACTGCTGTGGCAATACGTACCCTTGAAGCAACTTATAAATCGTCAACTGATGCTGCTGCAGTTGACACAATGATATCAAAACTCACTGAGAAG GAAGGTCCAACTCTAAAAAGCAAGGGAAAAGCTAGCTGTGGTACCCGAATTGCGGTCCTGACATGGAGATCATTACTTATCATGTCAAGGGAGTGGAAATATTATTGGCTCCGCTTGATTCTTTGCATGCTTCTCACACTCTGTGTTGGCACGGTTTTTTCTGGCTTGAAACATTCGTTGTCTTCTGTGGCG ACAAGGGTTGCAGCAATATTTTCGTTCGTGTCATTTGCTTCCCTCCTTAGCATTGCTGGAGTACCGGCACATATTAAAGAAATCAAG ATATATGCCAGTGAAAAATCGAATCACCATTCTGGACCACTGGTGTTCTTGCTTGGGCAACTTCTTTCCAGCATTCCTTTCCTGTTTCTGATCTCCATCTCGTCAAGCCTCGTCTTCTATTTCCTTACTGGTCTACGAGATGAGTTCAGCTTATTGATGTACTTTGTGCTAAATTTCTTCATGTGCCTCCTTGTAAATGAGGGGCTAATGCTGGTAGTAGCTTCTGTTTGGCAAGATATTTTCTGGAGCATCTTGACATTAGTATCCATACAT GTGGTAATGATGCTTTCTGCTGGCTACTTCAGAATCCGAGATGCTTTGCCTAGACCATTATGGACATATCCAATATCCTACATTGCCTTTCATACCTATTCTATACAG ggTCTCCTGGAAAATGAATACCTAGGGACTTCTTTTGCCGTGGGGCAGGTGAGGACGATATCAGGTTACGAGGCTATCCAGAACACGTACGACATATCTCGCAACAGTAATTCCAAGTGGGAGAATCTCCTAGTGCTGTTTGTCATGGCAGCTGTTTATcgaattttatcattttttctgTTACAATTTTGCGTAGGAGCAGGCACATCAGTGCGTAGAATTTTCCAGTGTAAACAGGACACGAGCAACACGAGATGA